The following DNA comes from Acidobacteriota bacterium.
AGGCCCTTGCGGGTTTTCCCGGGGAGAAGATTACCGAGGGGCTGGACGGCCTGCGCGATCGTCTGGCCGAGTACCGCGACCTGGGAGCGCGGTTCGCCAAGTGGCGCTCGGTGATCACGATCGGCGAGGGGATTCCGAGCCGCACCTGTATCGACGGCAATGCCCGAGGCCTGGCCCGCTACGCCGCCCTCTGCCAGGAAGCCGGACTGGTGCCGATCGTCGAACCCGAGGTGCTGATGGACGGAGGTCACACCATCGAGCGCTGCGAGGAGGTCACCGCCGACACCCTCACCACGGTCTTCTTCGAGCTTCATCGCCATGGAGTTCACCTGGAGGGCATCCTGCTCAAGCCCAATATGGTCATTTCGGGCAAGCAGTGCCCCGTGCAGGCCGGCCCCGGCGAGGTTGCCGAAGCTACCCTTCGCTGCTTCCGGCGGAGTGTGCCGGCGGCGGTGCCGGGCGTCGTCTTCCTGTCGGGCGGGCAGACCCCGCTCCAGGCCACCGAGAACCTGCAGGCCATGAACGCCTTGGAGCCCTCGCCCTGGCAGCTCAGCTTCTCCTATGGGAGGGCCTTGCAGGAGACCACTCTGAAGGCCTGGAACGGCCGCGCGGAGAATGCCGACCAGGCTCAGGCGACCTTCTTTCATCGCTCCAAGTGCACCGGCGCGGCCCGCGACGGCCAGTACGATCCCGTGATGGAAGATGAAGTCATCTCGCTTTCCAGGGCTTAAGCCGATTGAGCGCAGGGCTCATCATCTCCCGGGGCATCCCCGATTGCTCGGCAGGTTGGCCCAAGGCCGGTTTCCGTCTGCCATTACTGCTGAAAAAGAAAGGACTTAACGCCGCCCATGAATGGTTTCAGCCTCGAGTCCCACGGCATTCAGGTCAATAGAATTTACCGTAACTTTTCCCCGGCCCAGCTCTACGAGGAAGCCATTCGCCACGAGTCGGACAGCAAGGTCTCCTCCAACGGCGCACTCATGGCCTATTCGGGAACCAAGACCGGCCGCTCACCCAAGGACAAGCGAGTGGTCCGCAACGCGGCTTCCGAGTCGGAGGTCTGGTGGGGCAGCGTCAATGTGCCGCTGGGTGAGACTCCCTTCATCATCAACCGCGAGCGGGCCCTCGACTACCTGAATACCCGCAAACGTATCTATTGCACCGATGGATTCGCCGGCTGGCACCCCAAGTACCGGATCAAGGTGCGGGTGATCGCCTCCCGTCCCTACCACTCTCTTTTCATGTGGAACATGCTGATTCGGCCCAATGACCGGGAACTGGCGGACTTCGGCACACCGGATGTAACCATCTTCAACGCCGGCGCCTTCCCGGCCAACCGGCACACTTCCGGCATGACCTCCAAGACCAGCGTCGACCTGAGCCTGGAGGACCGCGAAGTGGTGATTCTGGGCACCGAATACGCCGGAGAGATGAAGAAGGCCGTGTTCAGCTACATGAACTACGCCATGCCCAAGCAAGGGGTCCTGTCGATGCACTGCTCGGCCACTGCCGAACAGGCGGGTGAAGGCTCCTCGATCCTGTTCGGCCTTTCCGGTACCGGCAAGACCACCCTGTCGGCCGACCCCAAGCGGCAACTGGTGGGCGACGACGAGCATTGCTGGACCGATGACGGCATTTTCAACATCGAAGGAGGCTGCTACGCCAAAGCCATTCACCTCACTCGCGAGGCGGAACCCCAGATTTTCGATGCGCTTCGATTCGGCGCCGTGCTGGAAAACGTCGCCTATGACCAGGCGACCCGCCACGTCGACTTTGACGACGACACCATTACCGAGAATACTCGAGGGGCCTACCCCATCGATTTCATCCCCAACGCCAAGGTGCCCTGCCTGGCCGGCCACCCCACGGACGTGATCTTTCTGACTTGCGACGCCTTCGGGGTGCTGCCCCCGCTGAGCCGCCTCACCCCCGACCAGGCCGAGTACCACTTCATCAGCGGCTACACCGCCAAGGTGGCCGGCACCGAAGTCGGGGTTACCGAGCCCCAGGCCACTTTTTCGCCCTGCTTCGGGGGACCCTTCCTGGTATGGCACCCGGGAAAGTACGCTCGCATGCTCAGTCAGCGCATCCGCCGCCACGGCGCCCAGGTCTGGCTGGTGAATACCGGCTGGTCGGGCGGGGCTTACGGGACCGGCTCGCGCATCAAGCTGAAATACACCCGGGCCATGCTGGATGCGATCTACGCCGGAGCCCTGCGGGACGCCAGGACCGTCAAGGATCCTACCTTCGGCCTGGAGGTGATTGCCGAATGTCCGGGGGCGCCGAGCGAGCTGATGCTGCCCCGCGGTTCCTGGGCGGACAAGGCCGCCTACGATCAGACCGCCGTCAAGTTGGCGGGTTTGTTCAGGGAAAACTTCAAGGCCTACCAGAGCGGTGTCACCGACGAGGTGCGGGCGGCCGGGCCGCGGTAGGCAACTCTTCCGCCAAGTCAAACCACGACATCATCTTTGATCGGACTGAAGCGCGGATTCGTGACGTGTTTCTACACGTTTCTGGTGGTTCTGCCTATTTCAATATCGCGTGCCACCCGGCAAAAAATGCTGTCTAAGCACAAAAGTCACAAATTGTGTTTTTGTGGTTTTTGTGGCCATTTCCGGGAAACGTCCCGCTGCCGAATTTTGCAACAGGCTCCGAATATTGTCCCGTACCCTTGCGGTCTTCTTGGCGTTCCGGAGTCCAGCAACTTCAAGGTCGTAACACTGTGGCCGAAATAGCGACGCGATCACTCTTCAAGAAGTTGGCAGACATGGCCACTGCCGGTCTGGACATTCAGCCTTTGCAGTACGTGGAAATCCGGGGCGACACCTCCATGCAGGAGTGTATCGATGCGGTGTCTCTTGCCGTGGAAAGGGTCGGAGCCGTGCCGTGCCTCAACCTGACTTCAATCGCCCTCGAGGCTGAACGCATCCGGACCCTGTCAAGTGGCTGGCTGCGGCGACCGTCTCCGTTTCTGTTCGATCTGGCAAGAACCGTGGATGCCGTCATTGTCATTGAACGAGACTGGAGTTCGTTGGCAGCGCTGTGTCCTGCCGAGAAGCTCGAGGCGTGGAACCAGGCCGTAGGTCTCCTGGTGGCGCAACAGGAATCCAGGCAAATCCCCTATTGTCTGATCGCAAATCCGGAGGCACAACGGCAGGATCAGCTTCTTGTCTCAACCAATGAGACCTACGAAGCCATAAAGGCCGCCGTCAGCGCGGACATCGATGAAATACGTGCACTTCTGGGAATTGCCAAGAAGATCATCGACAACGGACGAGTCCTCGAGATAAGGACTCGCAACCACGGTTGCATGAGGTGTGAACTTGGGAGGCCCCTATATTGGAGCGACGGGCGCCTGAACAGGAGCCTTGTGTTGAATCTTCCCTATGGCTCGCTATCGTTTACCGTTCCGGAAGACAGCGTCGAGGGCACGATTTGCTTCGACCGCTGGCGGGATGTACGTGATCTCGTGGTTGCTTTCGAAGGCGGCCGCATATCCGATCTCTCGGCAGCCAATAGTCCCGAAGCCTTTGCCGATTTTGTGGGCAGGCACTCGGGCGACCGCGACCGGATCAGTCACATCGGCATCGGCGTCAATCCGGGCATCAAGCACCCGACCGGATTGACAACCATAGACGAGTGCATGTCCGGCATGGTGTTCGTTGCCTTCGGCGAGAATAGATTCATGGGTGGACAGAACGAATCGACCCTCAACATCGACCTGGTCTGTTCGGGAGCAACCGTGCTTTGCGATTCCAGGTGCCTGGTGCGGGAAGGACGGCTGGCATTTGGGTGAATCCAGGATGAGTGGACTTCACCAAGCGCCGAGTGATCTGCTGACAGGTAGGAAATGTCCCGACGTTCAGGCCCTGAAACCGCTTTACACGAAGGGCAGGAAATCGCCGCTGGAATCGAACTTCAGGTCCGTAGGGGGAGTCACCACGCTCAAGTCGCTGCGCGATTCCACTTCGGGAAGATAGGCCTCCGAAGCCAGAATCTCCCGCAAGTCGAGCGTGTCGTGAATGCGAACGACCCTGGCCTGCTCGGGCTCCACCAGGCCCACGGTCCCCAGCGCCAGGCTCAAAGCCCTGCGGTCGTTGTCGAAGGTGATCGGGATCGATGCTCCCGAAGGCGCATTCCCCGTCATGCAGTTGATGTAGGTGGCTTCACGGTTCATGCGGTCGACGGCCCTCCGGTGGCAGTATTCGGCCATTCCGAGTCCCGATGCGTTCCCGTGGGTTTCCTCGGTCAGGTCCCGGACGTAGATGCGGGTGATCCTGGGCCGCTCGCTGTCCGTAGCACGGTGGTCGTTGTACTTGCGGCCGATCACATTGGTGTCCATGCCGGCCCCGCTGATGTCCTTGCCGATCCGGTCGACCACCAGCAGATCGATGTTTTCAAAAGGCAATCTCGGCATCCATCGCTTGGCCAGCACCAGCAATTCCTTTTCGCGTTCCAGGAAATCCCCGGGAGCCACCGCCTCGATCAGAGCCGTCTCATCGTACTGGTTCTCCACGATCCCCAGTCCCAGAAGCACCCCGCACTTTTCAATGACGGTTCGGGCGATGGACCGGACCATCTGATCCCAACTGTAGTGAATGATGGCCTGGTGATAGAGGGCCGCCCCCTTGTGCTTGCCGAACCCGATGAGCATCATCTTGTGAAGCCCACTCTCGATTTCGCCGTTGAAGCCGGTGTGGGGCTTGACCCGCGCGACCACGGCCACATGGTCGGCCTCAAAGGCAAACTTGTCGAAAAGCACCGGAACCCCTTCCTCGGTGCGGCCCACCTCCACGGTTTCCATGGAGGCCCGTATGGGCGCCCCGGTGAATTCTTCCGTGACCCCGTAGCTTTCGATGATGCCCCGCTGGTTCTCCGCAATGCCCCCGCCGTGGCTTCCCATGGCAGGGACCAGGAAGGGTTTCCCTCCCAGCGCCTTGAGCTCCTCCACCAGCGACTTGACGATCAGGGCGATGTTGGCAATACCGCGGCTGCCCACCGAAATGGCGATGGTCTGACCGGCCTTGACCTGAGAGGACAGGTTGAGCCGGGCCACCTCGTCTCGAACCGTCCCGGGAATGTCATCCACCGTGGGCGCTTCAAAATGCTGAGCCACTCTCATCAGTCGCGGGTACGCCATGGTTTGCCTCCTCTATTGGGGACGCTGCAACAGTAGTCCAAGTTCTACCACGAGACGACCTGTTTGGGAAGTGGCCCGAAAAGGAAGACTCGTAACCCTTCATGCAACTCCATTCCGAATGTGCGTTTGGCTGTCCATTCGGAGTAGTTCCCCTTGACTGCCGAGCACATTACCCTTATTATGGTTCAGCCTTATTACGTTCCAATGTTTTCCATTCGGAGTCCGATATGAATATTACCTTGAGCGTTGACGAGGAAATCGTGAAGAAGGTCCGCAAGATCGCCATCGACAAGGATACTACCTTGACGGCGATGGTGAGGGACTATCTAACTCGAGTGGCCAGCAGCGATGCCGCGGCACGAAAGGCGGACGCGGCCAAACTGATGGAAACGTTCGAGAAAGTGAGCCGTGATATGGGTCCCCGAACATGGACGCGAGAGGAGTTGTATGACAGGCCTCGCCGATACCATGCCAAATAGGGACTTCTTCGACAGCAACATCTTGATCTATGCGGCTGACCGGAGTGAGCCGGAGAAGCAATTCCAGGCTCGAAGACTGCTAAATTCCGCCATCGAGAATGAAACGGGCACTCTATCCGTTCAGGTGCTGGGTGAGTTTTTCAGCGTGGTGACCAAACGCATTCCCAACCCGCTCTCGGTTGAAGAAGCAGAGGCAATCATCGAGCGGACCGCTGTTCTACCGGTAGTGGAACTGGATTGGTCTCTGGTGCGCCGGGCGATCGATACTCACAAGGAATACGGCATCAGCTATTGGGATTCGCTGATAGTTGCCGCCGCGGAGAAGGCTGGCTGCACACGGATTATTTCTGAAGACTTGAATTCAGGGCAGTCCTACCACGGCATTACCGTGGTTGACCCATTTTGATCGAGACCTGGGACTTGGGCATGGGATGGTGTTGTTCCTCCCAGGCATGAACAAGAGTTCCGAGCGTATCGAGCAGAGAATACAGCGGATGATGCTCGTCGGTGCCCACTTCATCAATGAGGCTATTGAGTCGGTCCACCGCCAGGTCATAGTCCTTCTCATTTTGGATTGTGAGTAAAGCACTCACTTGGGTCCAAGATCGTTCAAGCTCTGGGGTAATGACACTCATGTCATCCATCCTCCGCGGTCATAGGCTTGGAACCGGCAGACTGTCTTCTTCAAGAGAGACGATGTAACCTTCAATGGCCTCTTTGATATTGGCAATGGCTTCCTGCCTGGTTTTTACCTGACTGATGCAACCGGGTAGACTGGGACATTCGGCAACCCAATAGCCATCTTCGCCCAGGTAAACTACCACCTGTCTCATCATTTCACCGCCATTCAGCCTCACAACCGGTTTAGCCCGGCCTGGTCACCGTACAATAATAGGGAAGGAGAGATTCTTGTGACTACCTGAATCCTCCGGAACTCCATCTCCTTCGGTTCCTTCGAGGACAATCACCAGTCCCCCAATCCATCCTCAACGGCCACAACCCGTTCTATGAGTTCCCGGCTGCAGCGTTCGTGGTAGGCGTCGTAGGGCAGGATGGGCTCGCGCACGTTGTGGGTGGAAAAAAAACCTCGCCGCACGCAGTAGCGCTTCAGGAAATGGATGGAAATGTCGATGTGCTGGTGGACGAAAGCCAGGTAGGGAACAATGCGGTCGAACAGCGCCATGGCTTCGGCTCTCCGTCCCTCCCGGTGCAGCCGGTAGATGTGGACGAAGGGCTTGTTGATGGCGGTGGTATTGAAGCCGTGGATGCCTCGATCCAGGGCTTCGATCATTTCCGGCAGGGACCAGCCACTGGAAACGTTGAGCCTGCCTTCGGTAGCTTCCAACACCCGGGTGGATTTGAGTCCCGCCGGTATGGTTTCGATCTTGATGCAACGAAAGGCCGGAATCTTCTCGAACAGCTCCAGGATGACTTCGAGGCTGACGCCGTAGCCGCCCCAGGAGAGGTCCTGAATCATCAACATCTCCATTCCCGCTTCCGAGAGTCGGGTGAAGAAGCTGACAATGCCTTCCCGGTCGCCTTCCAGGCGATCGGGCACCCGGCAAAGGATCCCGTCCGCACCGGCCTTGACCCCATGCCTGGCCAATTCGAAGGCCTCTTCCAGGATTTCGGAGCTGGCTCCGGCGACCACCTGAATGCGTCCATCGGCGATGGCCACCACGCGCTCGACCAACTGGCGGCGCTCGAGGTCCGAGAGCTTGTCGACCTCACTGGCTACAGCCGGAACGATGCAGCCCACGATGCCGTCGGCAATGGACTGCTCCAGCAACCGCTCCAGCGAGGGGAAATCGAGCTTGAGGTGGTCGTCGAACGGCGTGTTGATGATGGGAACAATGCCGTGCAGCGAGTAACAGGACTTTTGATTGATGATTTGTGATTTTTGATTGTCGATTGGCAAAGACAAGTCCCTGGAGTATTTTGCAATATTCGCAACGGGGCAGGTCACATTTCCGGCAAACCTGAGGTTTTGCCTTTTTCAATATCGGGTGCGACCTGGTGAAGACTGCTGTCCAACCACAAAAAGCACAAAAGTCACAAATTGTGTTTTTGTGCCTTTTGTGGCCATTCCCGGCAAACGTCCCCCTGGTGAATTTGCAAAAGGCTCAATAGATTGTGAATACCCAAGGCTCCGGACCTGGAGTGCGTGTCCTTCCCTTTACCCCAGTTCCGAAAGCAGAAATCCCTCGATCCCCAGTCCGCCTCGCGGCGGCGATCTATGATATCCTACTCGGCCAATTTGAAAGCCTTGCCCCCTCCCCGTCCATTGGATATCTGGAAACTCACTTCCTAGGAGACGCTTCGTGAAACTTGTCAGGCCCCGCTTGTTCACAAGCTGCCTGGCTTGCCTGGCAGCCCTTGCCGGTCTTGCCGTTTTTTCCTCAGCCTTGCTGGAGGCCAATGACTCCCTCTGGATCAGGCACAGCGGCTTTGAATCCCTGAAAACCGGACAGCCCGGCAACAGCGGCGCCAACCTCTATGTCTCCTCCAAGGGGAGGATCCAGACCATCAACCGCTGGGACCTGAACCGGGACGGCGAGCTGGACCTGGTGTTCACCCAGGATCACAACTCGGTCTACACGCCCGACACCTTGATCTACTGGGGCGGCAAGGAGGGCTACGCTTCTCTGCTGCCCGACATGTGGCAAATCCGGGCGCCCTTTTCCCTGCTCAAGACAC
Coding sequences within:
- a CDS encoding PIN domain-containing protein, which codes for MTGLADTMPNRDFFDSNILIYAADRSEPEKQFQARRLLNSAIENETGTLSVQVLGEFFSVVTKRIPNPLSVEEAEAIIERTAVLPVVELDWSLVRRAIDTHKEYGISYWDSLIVAAAEKAGCTRIISEDLNSGQSYHGITVVDPF
- a CDS encoding lactate racemase domain-containing protein; this translates as MAYPRLMRVAQHFEAPTVDDIPGTVRDEVARLNLSSQVKAGQTIAISVGSRGIANIALIVKSLVEELKALGGKPFLVPAMGSHGGGIAENQRGIIESYGVTEEFTGAPIRASMETVEVGRTEEGVPVLFDKFAFEADHVAVVARVKPHTGFNGEIESGLHKMMLIGFGKHKGAALYHQAIIHYSWDQMVRSIARTVIEKCGVLLGLGIVENQYDETALIEAVAPGDFLEREKELLVLAKRWMPRLPFENIDLLVVDRIGKDISGAGMDTNVIGRKYNDHRATDSERPRITRIYVRDLTEETHGNASGLGMAEYCHRRAVDRMNREATYINCMTGNAPSGASIPITFDNDRRALSLALGTVGLVEPEQARVVRIHDTLDLREILASEAYLPEVESRSDLSVVTPPTDLKFDSSGDFLPFV
- a CDS encoding aminopeptidase; its protein translation is MAEIATRSLFKKLADMATAGLDIQPLQYVEIRGDTSMQECIDAVSLAVERVGAVPCLNLTSIALEAERIRTLSSGWLRRPSPFLFDLARTVDAVIVIERDWSSLAALCPAEKLEAWNQAVGLLVAQQESRQIPYCLIANPEAQRQDQLLVSTNETYEAIKAAVSADIDEIRALLGIAKKIIDNGRVLEIRTRNHGCMRCELGRPLYWSDGRLNRSLVLNLPYGSLSFTVPEDSVEGTICFDRWRDVRDLVVAFEGGRISDLSAANSPEAFADFVGRHSGDRDRISHIGIGVNPGIKHPTGLTTIDECMSGMVFVAFGENRFMGGQNESTLNIDLVCSGATVLCDSRCLVREGRLAFG
- a CDS encoding dihydrodipicolinate synthase family protein — translated: MPIDNQKSQIINQKSCYSLHGIVPIINTPFDDHLKLDFPSLERLLEQSIADGIVGCIVPAVASEVDKLSDLERRQLVERVVAIADGRIQVVAGASSEILEEAFELARHGVKAGADGILCRVPDRLEGDREGIVSFFTRLSEAGMEMLMIQDLSWGGYGVSLEVILELFEKIPAFRCIKIETIPAGLKSTRVLEATEGRLNVSSGWSLPEMIEALDRGIHGFNTTAINKPFVHIYRLHREGRRAEAMALFDRIVPYLAFVHQHIDISIHFLKRYCVRRGFFSTHNVREPILPYDAYHERCSRELIERVVAVEDGLGDW
- the pckA gene encoding phosphoenolpyruvate carboxykinase (ATP); protein product: MNGFSLESHGIQVNRIYRNFSPAQLYEEAIRHESDSKVSSNGALMAYSGTKTGRSPKDKRVVRNAASESEVWWGSVNVPLGETPFIINRERALDYLNTRKRIYCTDGFAGWHPKYRIKVRVIASRPYHSLFMWNMLIRPNDRELADFGTPDVTIFNAGAFPANRHTSGMTSKTSVDLSLEDREVVILGTEYAGEMKKAVFSYMNYAMPKQGVLSMHCSATAEQAGEGSSILFGLSGTGKTTLSADPKRQLVGDDEHCWTDDGIFNIEGGCYAKAIHLTREAEPQIFDALRFGAVLENVAYDQATRHVDFDDDTITENTRGAYPIDFIPNAKVPCLAGHPTDVIFLTCDAFGVLPPLSRLTPDQAEYHFISGYTAKVAGTEVGVTEPQATFSPCFGGPFLVWHPGKYARMLSQRIRRHGAQVWLVNTGWSGGAYGTGSRIKLKYTRAMLDAIYAGALRDARTVKDPTFGLEVIAECPGAPSELMLPRGSWADKAAYDQTAVKLAGLFRENFKAYQSGVTDEVRAAGPR
- a CDS encoding fructose-bisphosphate aldolase class I; translation: MDTAKLESVARALVQKGKGILAADESSGTIKKRFDSIHVKSTEPNRLFYRRMLFTTPGMEDFISGVILFDETLRQIGPDGVPLSEVLAGKGVHPGIKVDKGAKALAGFPGEKITEGLDGLRDRLAEYRDLGARFAKWRSVITIGEGIPSRTCIDGNARGLARYAALCQEAGLVPIVEPEVLMDGGHTIERCEEVTADTLTTVFFELHRHGVHLEGILLKPNMVISGKQCPVQAGPGEVAEATLRCFRRSVPAAVPGVVFLSGGQTPLQATENLQAMNALEPSPWQLSFSYGRALQETTLKAWNGRAENADQAQATFFHRSKCTGAARDGQYDPVMEDEVISLSRA
- a CDS encoding DUF6364 family protein, with protein sequence MNITLSVDEEIVKKVRKIAIDKDTTLTAMVRDYLTRVASSDAAARKADAAKLMETFEKVSRDMGPRTWTREELYDRPRRYHAK
- a CDS encoding type II toxin-antitoxin system HicB family antitoxin, producing the protein MRQVVVYLGEDGYWVAECPSLPGCISQVKTRQEAIANIKEAIEGYIVSLEEDSLPVPSL